A segment of the Molothrus ater isolate BHLD 08-10-18 breed brown headed cowbird chromosome 28, BPBGC_Mater_1.1, whole genome shotgun sequence genome:
CTGGGGTTTCCCTGGAATTCGGGGTTTttgggctgttcccagctggacACCGAGTACCGGAAGCAGTGGGACTCGCTGGTGCTCAAGCTCGACGTGGTGGAGCGGGACCCGGCCACGGGCTCAGAGGTGATCCACTGGGTCACGCAGTTCCCGGTGAGAGACACGGGATCCtctgggatctgggattggggatttggggtttgggatctgaGGGGATCCACTGGGTCACGCAGTTCCCGGTGAGAGACACGGGATCCTCTGGGAtcggggatttgggatctgggattggGATCCAACAGGATCCACTGGGTCACGCAGTTCCCGGTGAGAGACACGGGATCCTCTGGGAtcggggatttgggatctgggattggGATCTGAGGGGATCCGCTGGGTCACGCAGTTCCCGGTGAGAAACACGGGATCCTCTGGGATTTGAGGTCTGGAacttgggatttgggatctgggatccAAGGTGATCCACTGGGTCATGCAGTTCCCAGTGGGCcatggggatttgggatctgggatttgggattgggatccAGTCACAGGATCCGAGGTGATCCGCACAGTTCCCAGTGAGCcatggggatttgggatttgggactGGCATCTGGGGTTGGGATCCGAGGTGATCCACTGGGTCACCCAGTTCCTGGTGAGCCCCTGAGATTTGGGGTCTGGGATCAAAATTTGGGATCAGGGATCTGGGATTGGGGCTGATCCTGTTCCCTGAGACGTGGGGTCGGGATCAGGGGTGGGGATCGGGGTCGGGATCAGGGGTGGGGATCAGGATCAGGTCTGGGATCCATTCTGGGATCAGGGATCCAGGTCTGGGATCAGGGATCCAGGTCGGGGATCGGGATCAGGGATCGGGATCAGGGATCGGGATCAGGTCTGGGATCCAGGTCTGGGATCGGGGATCGGGATCAGGTCTGGGATCCATTCTGgggtcccggccccgccgctgtTCCCGCTGCAGTACCCGATGTATTCCCGGGATTACGTTTACGTCCGGCGCTACAGCGTCGACAGCGACCGCAACCTCATGGTGCTCGTCTCCAGGTGGGGCATCGGAAAAAACCCAcggaattcccaaaattcccaaaaaaaaaaaaaaaaaaaaaaaaaatccctcctaGATAGACTTCCCAAAAATTCCCTCGTGGAATTCCTGAAAAACCCCATTGAAATCCTGAAAAATCCCCCATGGAAATCCCGAAAACCCCCACGGAATTCCCAGAAAAATAACCCCTGgaattccccccaaaaaatcccccatgGAATTCCCGATGAAACCCCATTGAACTCCTGGAAAAAccccctggaattcccaaaaaatcccctacacaattcccaccccaaaatcccagttCCCATCGTTTTCCCAGGAATCTTTTGGCTTTTCCCCCACCCCCAACCCGAACTCTTTTTGGGATGGTCCCAAATTCCGGGAAAATTCCCAAATAATCCCGGCAGGGCCGTGGAGCATCCCGGGATTCCCGAGGACCCCGAGCACGTCCGGGTTCGGAGCTACGAATCCCACATGGTGATCCGGCCCCACCGCGGCTTCGACGAGGTGAGGACTCCCAAAATCCcggaaaaactgggaaaatcgGGGAAAAATCCTGAGAAAATCACGGGAAAAATCGTGGTAAAATTggggaaaaatcaggaaaaatctaggaaaattgggaaaaaaatctgagaaaacCATTGGGAAGAATCtgggaaaaattgggaaaatcctggaaaaaaaaccacagaaaaatcccaggaaaattctgggaaaaaatcctggaaGAACTGGGGAAAATCGGGGAAAAATCCTGAGAAAATCATGGGAAGAATTGGGGGAAAATCCAGGAAGATCCTGGAAAATTCCAGGAAAAACGGGAAAAAATTCTGGGAAAGTCACAGGGAATTgggaaaaatcctggaaaaaaatcacagaaaaatcccaggaaaattggccaaaaatcccaggaaaattctggggaaaaatcctgggaaaaccAGGGAAACGTGGGGGAAAATACTGGGAAATGCGGGAAAAAGTGGGAAGAATTGGGAAAAATCAtagagggaagaaaaactgcaaaaaaagcCTGGGAACTCCcaggatttggggggtttggggtcggTTCTGGGGGTGGGAGTGGGAAAAGGGGGTGGAAAATCCCCGAAAATTGGGGAACCCGCCCGAAATTTGGAGAATTTGGGATCTTGGGGTGGCTCCTGGGCCGCTTTCCCTCGGGAATtgttgggattttggggaattttgggtgtttttggcGTTTTCCAGAACGGCTTCGATTACCTGCTGACGTACAGCGACAACCCCCAGACCGTGTTCCCGCGCTACTGCCTCAGCTGGATGGTGTCCAGCGGTGAgaattcccaaaaaaaaccccaaaattcccgAGAAATCTcgggagaaaggaaaagaaaaaggagggaggaagagaaggaaaaactggggggataaaagggggaaaaaatggtgaaaaatggaaaaaaataggggaaagaatggagaaaaaagaggGTAAAAATTGGGAGGGAAGTGGGAAATATTGGGGGGAAAAATTGGGGAAAAGGGGTCGGGAATTTTTTCTCACCTTTTAGGAATTGCAGAgttcctggagaagctgcacttgggaaaaggaaagtggggagggaaaaggaaaaaatgggggaaaaattgggaaaaagaagggaaaaatctgggaaaaatgggagagaGAAGGGGGAAATTGAGATGAATGGAAAAATTGGGGGGGAAGTGAAGAAttggggggaaagggaaaaattgggaaaaaagataaaaaattggggggaattgggggaaaaaagaaaaattagagaaagtggaaaaaaaagataaaaattggagaaagaaggaaaaaattgagaaaaagttgggaaaattttaaaaaatggggggaaatggtaaaaaaaaatggagaaaaaatttGGGTGGAAAATGGagataaaaaggggaaaaaatgggaaaaaaaggagaaaattgggggaaaagggggaaaatggtTTCCCACCTTTTGGGGTCGGCAGGAATGTCAGAgttcctggagaagctgcactggggaaaaagggaaaatggggagggaaaagggaaaaatcagaaaaactgggaaagaagaggaaaaaagataaaaattggGGTAAAAATGGGAGAAATTGGAGGGAGAAACTGGGGAAAaattggagggaaaaaatgggagaaattggggaaaaattggagggaaaaaatggagaaaaaatgggaaaaaattgagggaaaagggtaaaaaattgggagaaaaatggggaaaaaaaggagagaattgggggaaaagggggaaaatttGGGAGAAGGGTTTCCCAGCCTTTGGGGTCGGCAGGAATGCCGGAgttcctggagaagctgcactCGGCGGCGCTGAAGGCCAAGaagatggagctggagctgagggattACCTGAGCCCGGCCAAgggccccgagccccgcggggccgcccAGCACCTGGAGTACGCCTgaggaaacagctggaaaacagctggaaaacgGCGGGAAAACATCCAGGAAATGGTGGGAAAACATCCAGGAAATGGCGGGAAAACATCCAGGAAATGGcgggaaaacagcaggaaaatgatcagaaaatggcggagagaaagaaggaaaatggcGGGGAAACAACGGGGAAAATggtgggaaaattcctggaaAATTCCCAGGAAAACTCTGGGAATGGATGGGGAAATACCAGCAAtaaactgggaaaaataaaaaaactctGGGGGGTTGTCCCAGAAGCACTGGaaataaactgggaaaaaaagctgagaaTTGTTCTGTAAATATTGGGAATAAATTTGGGAATTGTCCTGAAAACACTGggaataaaatgggaaaaaaacctgggAATTGTCCTGAAAACAATGggaataaaatgggaaaaataaatgggCAATTGGCCCAGAAACACCAGGAATAAACCTGGGAATTGCCCCCAAAAAAGGGaataaactgggaaaaaaacctgggAATTGTCCCAAAAAAAGAGGattaaactgggaaaaaaacctgggAATTGCCAGAAAAACACCAGGAATAAAGTGGGAAAAAATCTGGGAATTTTCCCAAAAACTCTGGGAataaagtggggaaaaaaacttcCCCTGTGGCCTCCAAGACCTTCCCATGTCCTCCAGGAATAAGGAAATTTGGGACCCAGGAGTTTGGGATCCAAGGGTTTGGGATCGGGGAATTTGGGGTCCAGGATTTTGGGATCTGGGAATTTGGGGTCCAGCACCGAGGCCGAGTCGCATCCCAAAGTTTATTccaacctaaaaaaaaaactctgtaCAAAACATTCAAACCCTACAAACCAACGGGAACGCAGGAGGGGGATCTGGGGCATTTTATGGGATTGTTGCTGGGATTCTGTGGGATTTTCTGGTATTTTACAGTATTTGGGTGGGATTTCgctgggatattttgggattctctgggatattttgggattcTGTGGGATTTTACTGGGATAATTTTGGGATCCCGAGGGACATTTGGGATCCTGAGGGATTTTTTAGGATCCTGAGGGACATTTGGGATcctgagggtttttttagaaTTCTCTGGGCCGTTTTAGGATTCTGTGGGGCATTTTGGAATTTTGAGGCTTTTCTCAGGGCCATTTGGGATCCTGATGGATTTTTAGGGTCCTGATGGATTTTTAGGGTCCCGAGGGACATTTGGGGCTCAGTCAGAGTCGGAGTCGCTCTCGGCCTCCTTGACGTCCACGCTGAATTTGTACTCCTGGTCGCAGCCCATGTAGGCGTCGCTCATGAAGAACAGCGTGTAGTGCTGGGTGCCCGCTGCTGGGGCCACGAAGTCCAGCTtgacctggggacagggacagcaccacgGGGTCACAATGGGGTCACCCGGGGTCACCCAGCCCGTGGAACCTCAGTGTGACCCAGCCCGGGGTCACCCGGGGTCACCCAGCCCATGGCACCATGGTGTGACCTCAGTACCTTGGTGTGACCCAGCCCATGGCACCTCAATGTCACCCAGCCCATGGTACCTTGATGTCACCCAGGGTCACCCAGCCCGTGGCACCTTGGTGtcacccctgtgtcacccccccCTTCATGTCAGCGCCTGTGTcacccccagtgtcacccatcCCATGTCACCCCATtgtcaccccagtgtcaccttgGCCTTCTGCTGCAGCGTCAGGCGTTTGATGGAGATGAGGCTGTTGGACTTGGAGTCGCCGATCACCACCCACCAGCCCTCCTCACGCTTctgtggggacattggggacatcggggacatcaGAGACACTGCCACCCCATCGCCATCCTCATCACCACCCACCAGCCCTCCTCACGCTTCtgtggggacatcaggggacaccggggacatCAGAGACACTGCCACCCCATCGCCATCCTCGTCACCACCCACCAGCCCTCCTCACGCTTctgtggggacattggggacatgattgggatggatgggatccCGACCCGCGGTACCTGTGGGAACAGGGGGGCGATGACCGGCCCGGTGACCTCCTCCTCACgctccagctgcaccagcaCCACCACGGGGCCACCACTGGAGACACACAGTGGGATCAGCAACAGCGGGATCACACCGTGATCGTGACCCCAATGATCCTGATGCCAGTCCTGATGCCAATCCCATGCAGAGCTGTGgatgctgtccctgtcccccagctcACAGGACAGCTCCATGTTGGTGTAGCAGTTGCAGTGAACCATCCCCAACCCAATGATCCCAATGAACTCAACACTCTCAATGATCCCAATGACTCCAATCCCGACCCCACTGACCCCAGTCTCACCTGCAGatgctctccctgtccccccacccCGCACGACAGCTCCATGCTGGGGTAGTGGTTGAAGAACCACCTCCATTGCCATGATCCCAACGATCCCAACCCCATCCCAATGACCCCGATGACCCCAATGACCCCATACAAACCTGCAgatgctgtccctgtcccccacctCACAGGACAGCTCCATGTTGGGGTAGCAGTTGAAGAACCATCCCCAACCCAATGATCGCAGTGAACTCAACACTCTCAATGATCCCAATGactccaatcccatcccaatgaccccaatcccatccccGATGACCCCAATGGCCCCGCTGAGCCCGGCCTCACCTGCGgatgctgtccctgtcccccacctCGTAGGACAGCTCGATGTTGGGGTAGCGGTTGCAGAAGCGCGCCACGTCGGCAATCTGCGCCTcgggcagctgcagcagcgccGTGCGCTCCTCGTCCTCCATCTCCATGATGTCAAACACGCTCTCCAcgccctgcagtgcccacagtcggcccaaggtgtccccaaggtgtcccttGGGTATCCCCAAGGTATCCCTTGGGTgccccctgggtgtccccaaggtgtcccctgGGTCCCAAGGTGCTCCCTGGGTGTCTCCTTGGTCTCAAGGTGGCCCACAAGTGCCCCAAAaatgtccccaaagtgtccccaagATGTCCCTAAAATGTCCCTTGGATGTCCCTTAGGTatccccaaggtgtccccagagtgtcctGTGGGTGTCCCTTGGATGTCCCTTAGGtgccccagagtgtccccaaggtgtcccctgGGCATCCCCTGGATATCCCTAGAACGTCCCCAAGGTGtctcccaggtgtccccaggtgtccccaaggtgtccccaggtgtccccggGCCGTACCTTGTCCGTGCAGCGTTTGATGTGCTCGGAGGTGAAGTGGGGCAGCTGCTTCAGGTACGAATCCTTGGACCACATGGCCTGGGTGACCATCTGGGCCAGCTCCATGGCGGCCAGCGCCGGGCTCAGCCACCCATTGCTGGACAGCACGTCCACGCAGGCCTGGATCAGCCGGATGGCctggacagatggacagagggacagggatggtCAGTgacatggacagggatggggacctcatgggatggagccaggctggagcagttCCTGCAGAACTGGCCCCACTGAAGAGTGACCACATGGGGCAAGCCCTGGAGAGCTGGCCCCATAGGATGGACCcaggatggaattcccagagaactGACCCCATGGGATGGATCAGTCCTGGAGAACTGACCCtatgggatggagccaggctggaattcctgcagaATTGACCCCATAGATGGAGCCAGGATGGAATTCCTGGAGAACTGGCCCCatgggatggaattcccagagaactGACCCCATGGGATGGATCAGTCCTGGAGAACTGACCCtatgggatggagccaggctggaattcctgcagaATTGACCCCATAGATGGACCcaggatggaattcccagagaactGGCCCCatgggatggaattcccagagaactGACCCCATGGGATAGAGGAACCCCTGAAGAACCTCATTATCCTGCCCCGCTTTCCTCGGCCAcaaatcccaccccaccccatgATGGATGGGGGATctctccagctcctcatcccAAGGACCCTTCGCTGCACTCCCCATGCCCCGAgcggggttttggggtcccacctTGCTGAGGATCTCCTCGGTGTCCGACTGCAGCTCCGCGCTCAGCTGCATGCGGGACAGGtgggcctgcagcagcaggttggTCTTGACGTGGGGGTCGTTGAATTTGGGGTTGGTCAGCTTGTGGGGCACCttctgggacagctgggggtgCAGGAGAAACCCTTTAGTGCCCAACCCCCAAACCGGTGCTTGACCCCAAAATCAGCTTCATCACCGGggtggaggagggagagaggttTTGGGATTGTGGAATTAATGGGGTTGGGATTGTTGAGtgctcatcccattccattccatcccaatcccacagatcccattccatcccaccattcccattgatcccatcccatcaatcctactgatcccatcccatcccatcaatCCTACTGATCCTATTCTCAaacccatcccatggatcccattgACCCCATCCCAAGGATCCCATCCCGATGCCAGACCTGGCGCAGCAGGTTGTCCTTGTGGTGCTGGATGGGGATGTTCCCATTGATCCCACCCCATTCTGTTGATCCCATTGAccccatcccattgatcccaaTGATCCCAACGACCCCATTCCATGGATCCCATTGACCCCATT
Coding sequences within it:
- the STARD7 gene encoding stAR-related lipid transfer protein 7, mitochondrial, which codes for MAAIGAGAFVWDGQRIEEEELRRSAQELQQLEDPEAFPEQERGWEPVMEREQFRLWRRPIPGSALFQYRVFGSYTDVTPRQFFNVQLDTEYRKQWDSLVLKLDVVERDPATGSEVIHWVTQFPYPMYSRDYVYVRRYSVDSDRNLMVLVSRAVEHPGIPEDPEHVRVRSYESHMVIRPHRGFDENGFDYLLTYSDNPQTVFPRYCLSWMVSSGMPEFLEKLHSAALKAKKMELELRDYLSPAKGPEPRGAAQHLEYA